Proteins encoded in a region of the Paenibacillus sp. E222 genome:
- a CDS encoding ABC transporter permease, with the protein MGDMFQVVRREMKMGFRNPWSYSFLILFCVFSLSLLIINSQNFVAGYSGTTGSMLNLILYLLPLMTLFLGSFSLTSEKEEGSWQLLSTYPIGTMSFIVGKYLGLSVVLITIVTFGYGLMGILSGWMDSPLNVMTYLLFLVFSCGLVLLFLTIALFIGSLSKNRWQALTISVSVWFFAVIGWPTLLISVLGLMPYQWVKPLLTVLTFINPAELVRLFVVIKLGGGSILGPEYYQWVDWLQPSSGSWIFMGICLLWIACSIVAVYGIWERGRSHG; encoded by the coding sequence ATGGGAGATATGTTCCAAGTCGTTCGACGAGAAATGAAAATGGGCTTTCGCAACCCCTGGTCATATTCATTTTTGATTCTTTTCTGCGTGTTTAGCCTGAGTTTGTTAATCATTAATTCTCAGAATTTTGTAGCAGGCTACTCTGGCACGACAGGTTCCATGTTAAATCTCATTCTTTATCTGTTGCCGCTGATGACCCTCTTTCTGGGCTCGTTCTCGTTGACTTCTGAAAAAGAAGAGGGCAGCTGGCAGCTGTTGTCCACTTACCCCATCGGTACGATGTCTTTTATTGTTGGCAAATATCTCGGTCTGTCCGTTGTATTAATAACGATAGTTACATTTGGTTATGGCCTGATGGGAATTCTCAGCGGATGGATGGACAGCCCTTTAAATGTCATGACATACCTTTTATTTCTGGTATTCTCCTGTGGACTGGTGCTGCTATTTTTGACGATTGCACTGTTTATCGGTTCGTTATCCAAAAATCGCTGGCAAGCGTTAACGATATCCGTATCCGTTTGGTTTTTTGCGGTGATCGGATGGCCTACGCTTCTAATCTCCGTGTTGGGTCTCATGCCTTATCAGTGGGTAAAACCTTTACTCACTGTTCTAACCTTCATCAATCCGGCTGAGCTGGTACGTTTGTTTGTGGTGATTAAACTTGGCGGGGGCTCTATTCTGGGACCTGAATATTATCAGTGGGTAGATTGGTTACAGCCATCGAGCGGGAGCTGGATTTTTATGGGGATATGCCTGCTGTGGATTGCATGTTCGATCGTGGCAGTATACGGGATATGGGAAAGGGGGCGTTCCCATGGATAA
- the ccmA gene encoding heme ABC exporter ATP-binding protein CcmA → MDNVEAEIVGLCKSIKKQQIVEDISFRVSSGHVLALCGGNGAGKSTVLRMLAGILQPTSGEIIVNKMRWSKERKRYSEQIGYMPDDYHFNQGLTAEEVLQFWAAFRKVPKERVTEVLTMVGLADQKKKRVTTFSKGMRQRVLFAQALLAKPPLLIMDEPTNGLDPFWMQEFANLIKQIKEEGHMVVFSTHQLEIADDIADHIVFMNQGRNVGDGSTEKFREQFGSLHAAFHHSLGLK, encoded by the coding sequence ATGGATAACGTGGAAGCAGAGATTGTTGGACTGTGTAAATCCATAAAAAAACAACAGATTGTTGAGGATATATCCTTTCGCGTTTCTTCCGGTCATGTGCTTGCCTTATGCGGAGGAAATGGGGCCGGAAAAAGCACCGTTCTGCGTATGCTCGCAGGTATTCTTCAACCTACCTCGGGTGAAATCATTGTAAACAAGATGCGCTGGTCCAAAGAACGAAAGCGATATTCGGAACAGATCGGATATATGCCGGATGATTATCATTTCAACCAGGGTCTGACGGCAGAGGAAGTGCTTCAGTTCTGGGCAGCGTTTAGGAAAGTGCCCAAAGAGCGAGTAACGGAAGTGCTAACCATGGTAGGCTTGGCCGATCAAAAAAAGAAACGAGTCACGACCTTTTCCAAAGGTATGCGGCAGCGTGTGTTATTTGCCCAGGCTCTGCTGGCCAAGCCTCCGCTGCTGATCATGGATGAGCCGACGAATGGACTAGACCCTTTCTGGATGCAGGAGTTTGCAAATCTGATAAAACAGATCAAGGAGGAGGGGCATATGGTTGTGTTCTCCACCCACCAGCTTGAGATTGCAGATGATATTGCAGATCACATTGTTTTTATGAATCAGGGACGTAATGTGGGAGATGGCTCTACTGAGAAGTTTCGAGAGCAGTTTGGGTCGCTTCATGCTGCTTTTCATCATAGTCTTGGCTTAAAATGA
- a CDS encoding redoxin domain-containing protein: MSAKMRRLLTILIGMAAVLVAAWAIYQGTSSSESKRTSAIEAGVIAPEFTAVNSAGEQVKLSDYRGKVVMINFWASWCTPCVREMPMINQIAQTYQNDVETLFVNVGEAKGTIREFMEKQQFDFPVIIDVTGKVSGLYRITGLPATMIIDQEGIFSHILLGELTKDIPLQQWLEQTVQQKN; encoded by the coding sequence ATGAGTGCGAAAATGAGACGTTTGCTTACTATCCTGATTGGAATGGCTGCTGTGCTGGTCGCGGCGTGGGCCATTTATCAGGGGACTTCATCATCCGAGTCCAAAAGGACCAGTGCTATTGAAGCAGGCGTAATTGCCCCCGAATTCACTGCGGTTAACTCAGCAGGAGAACAGGTGAAGCTCTCCGATTATCGGGGCAAAGTCGTCATGATTAACTTCTGGGCTTCATGGTGCACGCCCTGTGTGAGGGAAATGCCAATGATTAATCAGATCGCTCAGACATATCAAAACGATGTAGAGACCCTGTTTGTCAACGTGGGGGAAGCGAAGGGCACCATTCGTGAATTTATGGAGAAACAGCAATTCGATTTCCCTGTTATCATTGATGTGACCGGAAAGGTCTCCGGTCTATATCGGATCACCGGGTTGCCAGCGACCATGATCATAGATCAGGAAGGTATATTCAGTCACATTCTGCTCGGTGAGTTGACCAAGGATATTCCCTTGCAGCAATGGCTGGAGCAGACGGTACAGCAAAAGAATTGA
- a CDS encoding cytochrome ubiquinol oxidase subunit I — MAIDTVMWSKLVTGMTLGFHAIFATLGVGIPLMIAIAEFMGIRKKDPHYTLMAKRWSRGFVISVAVGVVTGTAISLQLALVWPNFMKLAGNVIALPLFMEVFAFFFEAIFLGIYLYTWDRFKNPYIHWLLTIPIVTGAGMSAVFITTVNGFMNQPGGFVMEAGQFTAVNPVQAMLNTATFSKVFHVLSSAYLTGAALLAGIAAFAMLRKGASAYHKKALNLMMAVVLLFGLLNTLAGDVSAKFLAEHQPEKLAAAEWHFETESGADLILLGWLNAEHEIIGALHLPKLLSFLAFSDFNAEVTGLEEFPKDEWPPLLVHYLFDLMAGIGFTLLVISVLYFLFVFWKKRNELNKWLLGIIALGAPMAFLGVELGWFYAELGRQPWIIRGYMRVEEAATSSPNIRMIFFFFLLLYIVLGVMCVLVLRRLFNNNPAEVEMEKWMKEKRNPSTEKGERT; from the coding sequence ATGGCAATCGATACGGTGATGTGGAGCAAGCTGGTGACAGGTATGACACTGGGCTTCCACGCTATTTTTGCGACACTTGGCGTCGGTATACCCCTAATGATCGCAATTGCTGAGTTCATGGGGATTCGCAAGAAGGATCCTCATTACACACTGATGGCAAAGAGGTGGTCAAGAGGGTTTGTCATTTCTGTGGCGGTTGGTGTGGTGACCGGTACTGCGATTTCACTGCAGCTGGCCCTGGTGTGGCCGAATTTTATGAAACTGGCAGGTAATGTCATTGCACTTCCGTTATTTATGGAAGTATTCGCGTTCTTTTTTGAAGCCATCTTCCTGGGCATTTATTTGTATACGTGGGATCGATTCAAAAATCCATACATCCACTGGCTGCTGACGATTCCCATTGTCACCGGTGCAGGGATGTCGGCTGTGTTTATTACGACGGTGAACGGCTTCATGAACCAGCCTGGAGGCTTTGTGATGGAAGCAGGCCAATTCACAGCGGTTAACCCGGTGCAGGCGATGCTGAATACGGCGACGTTCTCCAAGGTGTTTCATGTATTAAGCTCGGCCTATTTGACAGGAGCTGCTCTGTTGGCCGGAATTGCAGCCTTTGCAATGCTGAGAAAAGGGGCGTCTGCCTACCACAAAAAAGCCTTGAATCTCATGATGGCGGTGGTTCTGCTATTCGGCTTACTAAACACGTTAGCGGGAGATGTGTCCGCCAAGTTTCTGGCTGAGCATCAGCCGGAGAAACTTGCAGCAGCAGAATGGCATTTTGAGACGGAAAGTGGCGCAGATTTGATTTTATTGGGATGGCTGAATGCGGAGCATGAAATTATAGGGGCTCTTCACCTGCCGAAACTGCTCAGCTTCCTGGCCTTTAGTGACTTTAATGCCGAAGTAACTGGACTGGAGGAGTTTCCGAAGGACGAATGGCCGCCGCTGCTCGTTCACTACCTGTTTGATTTAATGGCGGGAATCGGATTTACGCTGCTGGTTATCTCGGTTCTGTATTTCCTGTTTGTGTTCTGGAAAAAGCGCAATGAGCTGAACAAGTGGCTGCTTGGGATTATAGCGCTAGGCGCACCGATGGCTTTTCTCGGGGTTGAGCTGGGCTGGTTCTATGCTGAACTTGGACGACAGCCGTGGATTATCCGGGGATATATGCGTGTAGAGGAAGCCGCTACTTCATCACCCAACATCAGAATGATCTTTTTCTTCTTCCTGCTTCTTTACATTGTTCTGGGAGTGATGTGTGTTCTCGTACTAAGACGTTTGTTCAACAATAATCCGGCAGAAGTCGAGATGGAGAAATGGATGAAGGAGAAGCGCAATCCGTCTACAGAAAAGGGTGAGCGTACATGA
- a CDS encoding cytochrome d ubiquinol oxidase subunit II, protein MSYELIGISVLWLFLYGYLIVASIDFGAGFFAFYARLTKQDHLINRLISRYLSPVWEITNVFFVFFYIGIVGFFPDTAYYYGSALLVPGSIAVILLAIRGSFYAFENYGSKNNIVYLFLYGASGLLIPASLSVALTLSEGGFIVKQGSTVSLDYWTLFTNPLSWSIVGLAIVSVLFISSSFLAFYASRAEDHAALKLVRTYALFWSTPTIIIALTAFIYLGQHNERHFQNMMDLWWLLALSVAFFMIAMWLIYNGRRYGLAFICIMLQFFCAFFAYGIGQYPYILDPFITIQNSVTSPAMGFALVVVFIGGMCMLIPSLILVFRLFLFDADYVKGKK, encoded by the coding sequence ATGAGTTACGAACTGATTGGCATCTCGGTGCTCTGGCTGTTCTTGTATGGCTATTTAATAGTAGCCTCTATTGATTTCGGGGCGGGTTTCTTTGCCTTTTATGCACGCCTGACGAAACAGGATCACCTGATTAATCGTCTGATCTCCCGTTATTTATCACCGGTATGGGAGATTACGAATGTATTTTTTGTCTTTTTCTACATTGGCATCGTTGGATTCTTTCCCGACACGGCTTATTATTACGGATCAGCGCTGCTCGTACCGGGCAGTATTGCTGTCATTTTGCTCGCCATTCGTGGGTCGTTTTATGCCTTTGAGAACTATGGTTCCAAAAATAATATCGTGTACCTGTTTCTATATGGAGCTTCGGGATTGCTTATTCCCGCTTCGCTATCAGTGGCGCTAACGCTGTCTGAAGGTGGTTTTATCGTGAAGCAGGGTTCGACGGTTTCGCTGGATTACTGGACGCTGTTTACCAATCCGTTATCCTGGAGCATCGTTGGACTGGCGATTGTGTCTGTATTATTTATTAGCAGCTCGTTTCTGGCCTTCTATGCGTCGCGGGCAGAGGATCACGCTGCATTGAAGCTGGTACGGACCTATGCCCTGTTCTGGAGCACACCGACGATTATCATCGCACTGACTGCATTTATTTATTTGGGACAGCACAATGAGCGACATTTTCAAAATATGATGGATTTATGGTGGCTGCTTGCACTTTCCGTTGCCTTCTTCATGATAGCGATGTGGCTGATCTATAACGGACGCCGCTACGGATTAGCGTTTATATGCATCATGCTGCAATTTTTCTGTGCCTTTTTCGCTTACGGAATTGGTCAATATCCTTATATCCTTGATCCGTTCATTACAATTCAAAACAGTGTAACCTCACCAGCAATGGGCTTCGCACTGGTTGTTGTCTTTATCGGTGGCATGTGTATGTTGATTCCTTCCTTGATTCTGGTTTTCAGACTGTTTCTGTTTGATGCGGACTATGTTAAGGGAAAAAAATAA
- the cydD gene encoding thiol reductant ABC exporter subunit CydD, which produces MKRKTSLISQQMSGQRKRLSLLAVISLGLGAAIVSQAALLAEAVQRIFVEKASLSSVVMLLGILLAVMVIRTGLSYGNGKVGLHMAASAKTNMRAAVLEHLTHASMPSTLHGQTGGKVSVALDAVDEADSYFSQYMPRMMEAAIIPILILVVTFMQHANAGFIMLFTAPFIPLFMILVGLKTKNKSEEKYAQLAEFSGTFLDSLQGLVSLKIFGRVHRQQQEIERTSLGYRDATMGILRIAFTNTFMLESIVMLSIGIVALELAIQLLVFKSMSFHTAFLVLLLVPEFYSLLKNTGTAFHSGRTSMGAVRKVEQMLEETAGENKSSDGKEGSGTSDGIDEVDNTDRMERENGIGTLQMDRSNDSSMPPSIILNHLRFRYSPESFELETGRVQLNPGEHIAIVGKSGSGKTTLLHLITGLLKPASGEVLVNGQPLSKYDEAVWFEQVSYITQHPYIFAGTFAENIAIGAGRTVSRTEIEQAAEDAGLAELAAQLEHGFDTLVGEGGRGLSGGEKQRLALARAFLKRPSIILFDEPTVGLDLRTEQILQRSIARLADKATMITVAHRLYTIQHADCILFMDNGVLVDSGRHEELMARLPQYAEMIEVQRKGGLA; this is translated from the coding sequence ATGAAGAGGAAAACAAGCCTGATCTCTCAACAAATGTCTGGCCAGCGAAAACGTCTTTCGCTCCTCGCGGTCATTTCACTTGGGCTGGGTGCAGCGATTGTAAGTCAGGCTGCGCTGCTTGCTGAAGCTGTGCAACGGATTTTCGTGGAGAAGGCTTCCCTTTCGTCGGTCGTCATGCTGCTCGGGATACTTCTGGCTGTCATGGTCATACGTACAGGATTGTCTTATGGGAACGGAAAAGTTGGTTTGCATATGGCTGCCAGTGCGAAGACGAATATGCGGGCAGCCGTTCTGGAACATTTGACCCATGCGTCGATGCCATCAACCCTTCATGGCCAAACAGGCGGAAAGGTCAGTGTTGCTCTGGATGCTGTGGATGAGGCTGACAGTTATTTCAGTCAGTATATGCCGCGTATGATGGAGGCTGCCATCATTCCGATTCTGATTTTGGTGGTAACGTTTATGCAGCATGCCAACGCAGGCTTCATTATGCTGTTTACGGCCCCGTTTATCCCCTTGTTCATGATTTTGGTGGGACTGAAGACGAAAAATAAATCAGAGGAGAAATATGCGCAGCTGGCTGAGTTCTCCGGTACGTTTCTGGATTCTCTTCAAGGGCTCGTTTCGTTGAAAATATTTGGACGCGTTCACCGTCAGCAGCAGGAGATTGAGCGCACCAGCCTGGGTTACCGGGATGCCACGATGGGCATTTTGCGGATTGCGTTTACCAATACGTTTATGCTGGAATCGATCGTCATGCTAAGTATCGGTATCGTCGCTCTCGAACTGGCAATCCAGCTGCTTGTATTCAAATCGATGTCGTTCCACACCGCGTTTCTCGTGCTGCTGCTTGTTCCCGAGTTTTACAGTTTGTTGAAAAATACGGGGACGGCTTTTCACAGCGGGCGCACAAGTATGGGAGCGGTTCGTAAGGTAGAGCAGATGCTTGAGGAAACGGCTGGAGAGAACAAATCGTCAGATGGCAAAGAAGGATCAGGCACATCCGATGGGATTGACGAGGTTGATAACACGGATCGGATGGAAAGGGAGAACGGGATAGGGACATTGCAAATGGACCGTTCCAATGACAGTTCCATGCCGCCATCCATCATTTTGAACCATCTCCGTTTTCGATATTCGCCTGAATCATTCGAACTTGAAACTGGCCGGGTCCAGCTTAATCCGGGAGAACACATTGCTATTGTCGGCAAAAGCGGCTCAGGGAAAACGACATTGCTGCATCTCATTACGGGTTTGCTGAAGCCAGCATCAGGAGAAGTTCTGGTAAATGGACAGCCGTTATCCAAATATGATGAGGCTGTATGGTTCGAACAGGTTAGCTACATTACACAGCATCCGTATATTTTTGCAGGTACATTTGCTGAGAACATTGCGATCGGAGCGGGTCGGACCGTGTCCAGGACGGAAATTGAGCAGGCGGCAGAGGATGCCGGGCTTGCCGAACTTGCTGCCCAGTTGGAGCATGGCTTCGATACCTTGGTTGGAGAAGGGGGACGAGGTCTGTCTGGCGGGGAAAAGCAGCGACTTGCCTTGGCACGTGCTTTCTTGAAGCGTCCATCCATCATATTGTTTGATGAACCCACGGTGGGACTGGATCTGCGCACGGAGCAGATATTGCAACGTTCGATTGCCAGATTGGCTGACAAGGCGACGATGATTACAGTGGCTCACCGGTTATATACCATTCAACATGCCGATTGTATATTGTTTATGGACAACGGTGTGCTAGTGGATTCGGGACGGCATGAAGAGCTTATGGCGCGCCTACCCCAGTATGCCGAGATGATTGAGGTTCAACGAAAGGGGGGCTTAGCATGA
- the cydC gene encoding thiol reductant ABC exporter subunit CydC: MNELAILSKAMIQERKDIIFSILGGFIAGIAGVALFSASGYLISQTVFAPPLYTLIVLTSLVKLLGLLRAASRYGERLYSHRATFSMLSRLRTSFFAKLIPLTPGILNKKRSGDLLARIVGDVESLQHYFLRVAYPPIIVVMVFLATVLFTSAFSFWIAVLFVVGMLTTALVVPGIVLLGQRKMHGRVREQRALLSTEVTEVLYGFRDLKVYGQLAQREQQLQQASAALTDQQQRAAGHLLRGQSMHALVTFLISWGVLTLGAYLIIDGALAGVFLAMLVMASLTVFEEAAAMATLPLYKQDSEHAATRLTETIQTSDRQRVSTQPKGALSDNQAISLDLCDVTFQYEGEWRPALKDISLHIVPGSKTAIVGPSGSGKSTMIELLLKLRTPTTGEIRLNDISVKELEEASIWQTANVVLQQSHFFRGTIRENLLLNDDEHSDEQLLDVLAKVQLPNTSLTDVVYEKGENLSDGEKQRLALARVMLRKGRLWLLDEPTSSMDYVTEERVMKHLYAQAAEDTLLLICHRLTGLEEMDRIVVMEQGTIVETGSYTELMEQKGYFYEMKKIERQMIGEAEG, encoded by the coding sequence ATGAATGAACTAGCGATTTTGTCCAAAGCCATGATTCAGGAGCGCAAGGATATCATCTTTTCCATTCTAGGTGGGTTTATTGCAGGGATTGCAGGAGTAGCCCTCTTCTCTGCGAGCGGATATCTGATTTCACAAACGGTCTTTGCGCCACCGCTGTATACCTTAATTGTACTCACCTCGCTGGTCAAGTTGCTTGGACTGCTTCGGGCAGCGAGTCGTTACGGGGAGCGTTTGTATTCCCACCGGGCTACCTTCTCTATGCTTAGCCGTTTGCGTACCTCCTTTTTTGCGAAGCTCATTCCTTTAACGCCGGGAATATTGAACAAAAAGCGAAGCGGGGACCTGCTAGCCCGCATTGTTGGGGATGTGGAGAGCCTGCAACATTATTTTTTGCGAGTTGCTTATCCACCGATCATTGTTGTCATGGTTTTTTTGGCGACAGTGTTGTTTACTTCTGCCTTTTCATTCTGGATTGCGGTTTTGTTTGTAGTAGGTATGCTCACAACGGCATTGGTTGTACCGGGAATAGTTTTGCTTGGACAGCGAAAAATGCATGGTCGTGTTCGCGAGCAACGGGCGCTGCTTTCCACGGAAGTCACCGAAGTATTGTATGGATTCCGGGATTTGAAAGTGTACGGACAACTGGCTCAGCGAGAGCAGCAGCTGCAGCAGGCTTCTGCTGCGTTGACGGACCAGCAGCAAAGGGCTGCCGGACACCTCCTGCGCGGGCAATCCATGCATGCTTTGGTTACGTTCCTTATTTCCTGGGGCGTGCTGACACTTGGTGCTTATCTGATTATTGATGGAGCGCTGGCTGGCGTGTTTCTTGCAATGCTGGTCATGGCCTCACTAACCGTATTCGAAGAAGCTGCGGCAATGGCGACATTACCTTTGTATAAGCAGGATAGCGAACACGCAGCCACGCGACTGACGGAAACGATACAGACCTCCGACAGGCAGCGTGTGTCTACGCAGCCAAAAGGGGCGTTATCTGACAATCAGGCTATTTCGCTTGATCTGTGCGATGTTACGTTTCAATATGAAGGGGAGTGGAGACCGGCGTTAAAGGACATTTCGCTGCATATTGTACCCGGCTCCAAAACGGCGATTGTTGGACCGAGCGGATCAGGCAAATCAACGATGATTGAATTGCTGCTTAAACTGCGAACACCTACGACTGGGGAGATCCGATTAAATGACATTTCGGTGAAGGAATTGGAGGAGGCGAGCATTTGGCAGACGGCAAATGTCGTGTTGCAGCAAAGTCATTTCTTCCGGGGAACGATCCGGGAAAACCTGCTGTTGAATGATGATGAACATTCGGATGAGCAACTGTTGGATGTGCTGGCGAAAGTGCAGCTGCCCAATACATCATTGACCGATGTAGTATATGAAAAAGGGGAAAACCTGTCGGACGGCGAAAAGCAGAGGCTGGCTCTGGCACGGGTCATGCTTCGCAAGGGACGGTTATGGCTTCTCGACGAACCAACTTCCTCCATGGATTACGTTACAGAAGAACGAGTGATGAAACATCTCTATGCACAAGCAGCCGAGGATACGCTTCTCTTGATCTGTCATCGGCTTACCGGTCTGGAAGAGATGGATCGGATTGTGGTTATGGAACAGGGAACGATAGTGGAAACAGGCTCCTATACGGAGTTAATGGAGCAAAAAGGTTATTTTTATGAGATGAAGAAGATCGAGCGGCAAATGATCGGAGAAGCCGAAGGGTAA